The Streptococcus mitis genome has a segment encoding these proteins:
- the ftsZ gene encoding cell division protein FtsZ, which yields MTFSFDTAAAQGAVIKVIGVGGGGGNAINRMVDEGVAGVEFIAANTDVQALSSTKAETVIQLGPKLTRGLGAGGRPEVGQKAAEESEEALTQAITGADMVFITAGMGGGSGTGAAPVIARIAKDLGALTVGVVTRPFGFEGSKRGQYAVEGINQLREHVDTLLIISNNNLLEIVDKKTPLLEALSEADNVLRQGVQGITDLITNPGLINLDFADVKTVMANKGNALMGIGIGSGEERVVEAARKAIYSPLLETTIDGAEDVIVNVTGGLDLTLIEAEEASEIVNQAAGQGVNIWLGTSIDENMKDEIRVTVVATGVRQDRVEKVVGHAPRQAVRHEQASPSHAHNHNRHFDMAETAEIPSPAPRRTETSQTSAFGDWDLRRETIVRPTDSVVSPVERFEAPSLHDEDELDTPPFFKNR from the coding sequence ATGACATTTTCATTTGATACAGCAGCAGCTCAAGGTGCAGTTATTAAAGTAATCGGTGTTGGTGGAGGTGGTGGTAACGCCATTAACCGCATGGTTGACGAAGGTGTTGCAGGCGTAGAATTTATCGCAGCAAACACAGATGTACAAGCTTTGAGTAGTACAAAAGCTGAGACTGTAATTCAGTTAGGCCCTAAATTGACTCGTGGTTTGGGTGCTGGCGGTCGACCTGAAGTTGGTCAAAAGGCAGCTGAAGAAAGCGAAGAAGCCTTGACTCAAGCTATTACTGGAGCAGATATGGTCTTCATTACTGCAGGTATGGGAGGTGGCTCTGGTACTGGTGCAGCTCCTGTTATTGCCCGCATTGCTAAAGATTTAGGTGCTCTTACAGTTGGTGTTGTGACACGTCCTTTTGGTTTCGAAGGAAGCAAACGTGGTCAGTATGCTGTCGAAGGAATCAATCAACTTCGTGAGCATGTAGATACTCTATTGATTATTTCAAACAACAACTTGCTTGAAATTGTTGATAAGAAAACTCCACTTCTTGAAGCTCTTAGCGAAGCAGATAACGTACTTCGCCAAGGTGTTCAAGGGATTACTGACTTGATCACAAATCCTGGTTTGATTAACCTTGACTTTGCCGATGTGAAAACAGTTATGGCAAATAAAGGAAACGCCCTAATGGGTATCGGTATCGGTAGTGGTGAAGAACGTGTGGTAGAAGCAGCTCGTAAGGCAATCTACTCACCACTTCTTGAAACAACTATTGACGGTGCTGAGGATGTCATCGTCAACGTTACTGGTGGTCTCGACTTGACTTTGATTGAGGCAGAAGAAGCTTCAGAGATCGTCAACCAAGCTGCTGGCCAAGGAGTGAATATCTGGCTCGGAACATCTATCGATGAAAACATGAAAGATGAAATCCGTGTTACAGTTGTGGCAACTGGTGTTCGCCAAGATCGTGTTGAAAAAGTTGTTGGTCATGCACCAAGACAAGCTGTTCGTCATGAGCAAGCAAGTCCTAGCCATGCACACAATCATAATCGTCACTTTGATATGGCTGAAACTGCAGAAATTCCAAGTCCAGCACCTCGCCGTACAGAAACTTCTCAAACTTCAGCATTTGGTGATTGGGACTTGCGTCGTGAGACAATTGTTCGTCCGACTGATTCAGTTGTATCACCAGTTGAACGTTTCGAAGCGCCATCTTTACATGATGAGGATGAATTAGACACTCCTCCATTTTTCAAAAATCGTTAA
- a CDS encoding YggS family pyridoxal phosphate-dependent enzyme yields MNLKENTERVFQQIKDASQQSGREANSVSVVAVTKYVDVPTAEALLPLGVHHIGENRVDKFLEKYEALKDRNITWHLIGTLQRRKVKDVIQYVDYFHALDSLKLAEEIQKRSDRVVKCFLQVNISREESKHGFSREELLELLPELTTLDKIEYVGLMTMAPFEASSDELKEIFKATQDLQLEIREKQIPNMPMTDLSMGMSRDYKEAIEFGSTFVRIGTAFFK; encoded by the coding sequence ATGAATTTGAAAGAAAATACAGAACGTGTTTTTCAACAAATAAAAGATGCAAGTCAACAGTCAGGAAGAGAAGCCAATTCTGTTTCGGTTGTTGCTGTTACAAAATATGTAGACGTACCGACAGCGGAGGCTTTGCTTCCGCTAGGTGTGCATCATATTGGTGAAAATCGTGTGGATAAATTTCTTGAGAAATATGAAGCTTTAAAAGATAGAAATATTACCTGGCATTTGATTGGAACCTTGCAAAGACGCAAGGTCAAAGACGTCATTCAGTATGTTGATTATTTTCACGCTTTGGATTCATTAAAGCTAGCAGAGGAAATTCAAAAAAGAAGTGACCGAGTTGTTAAGTGTTTCTTACAAGTAAATATCTCAAGGGAAGAGAGCAAACATGGTTTTTCAAGGGAAGAACTATTAGAGCTCTTGCCAGAATTGACCACCTTAGATAAAATTGAATATGTCGGCTTGATGACCATGGCTCCTTTTGAAGCTAGTAGTGATGAGTTGAAAGAAATTTTTAAAGCTACGCAGGATTTGCAACTAGAAATTAGAGAAAAACAAATTCCCAATATGCCAATGACGGACTTGAGTATGGGTATGAGTCGTGACTACAAGGAAGCGATTGAATTTGGCTCAACATTTGTCAGAATTGGTACAGCATTTTTTAAATAG
- a CDS encoding cell division protein SepF — translation MSLKDRFDKFIDYFTEDGEDVGTAYQSKAEEPIVTPVPSVQELPQQAASTPSKDKNITRLHARQQELAMQSQRSTDKVTIDVRYPRKYEDATDIVDLLAGNESILIDFQYMTEVQARRCLDYLDGARHVLAGNMKKVASTMYLLTPVDVVVNIEDIKIPDESQNGEFGFDMKRTRVR, via the coding sequence ATGTCTTTAAAAGATAGATTTGATAAATTTATAGATTATTTTACAGAAGATGGAGAAGATGTTGGTACTGCATACCAGTCTAAAGCTGAAGAGCCGATTGTGACTCCAGTCCCTTCTGTTCAAGAGTTGCCTCAACAAGCTGCTAGTACGCCATCTAAAGATAAAAACATCACTCGTCTTCATGCCCGTCAACAAGAGTTGGCTATGCAAAGTCAACGTTCTACTGATAAGGTGACAATTGATGTTCGTTATCCACGTAAATACGAAGATGCCACAGATATTGTTGATTTATTAGCTGGTAACGAAAGTATTTTGATTGATTTCCAATATATGACAGAAGTTCAAGCACGTCGTTGTTTGGACTATCTGGATGGGGCACGTCACGTTTTAGCTGGTAACATGAAAAAGGTAGCATCTACTATGTACCTGCTGACACCAGTTGATGTTGTCGTCAATATTGAAGATATCAAAATTCCAGATGAATCACAAAATGGTGAATTTGGCTTTGATATGAAACGTACGAGAGTAAGATAA
- a CDS encoding YggT family protein, with product MIFLIRFVQNAVDIYSLILIVFALMSWFPNAYESRLGRLIISLVKPIVAPLQRLPLQIAGLDLSVWIAVLLVHFLGEQLIRLLVIFL from the coding sequence ATGATCTTTCTCATTCGTTTTGTTCAAAATGCAGTGGATATCTATTCACTGATTTTAATCGTGTTTGCTCTGATGTCTTGGTTTCCCAATGCTTATGAATCACGTCTTGGACGCTTGATTATTAGTTTAGTGAAACCGATAGTAGCTCCCTTGCAACGTTTACCCCTCCAGATTGCAGGTCTTGATTTGTCTGTCTGGATTGCGGTATTACTAGTTCACTTCCTAGGGGAACAGTTGATTCGACTTTTAGTGATCTTTCTATGA
- a CDS encoding RNA-binding protein encodes MNKMIYQHFSKNDSSFIDKGVEWIKKVEDSYSPFLTPFVNPHQEKILKVLASTNGISYMSSRQFLETEYVRVLLYPDYFEPEFSDFELSLQEIVYPNKFERLTHAKILGTVLNKLGIDRKLFGDILVNEERAQIIINRQFMLLFQDGMTKIARLPVRLEERDFTEKIATVEDYQELDICIASSRLDVFLAGVLKLSRNQASQLIEKQAVQVNYHLVEKSDYAVQVGDLISVRKFGRLKLVRDNGQTKKDKKKLTVQLLLSK; translated from the coding sequence ATGAACAAGATGATTTATCAACACTTTTCTAAGAATGATTCGTCTTTTATTGATAAGGGAGTAGAATGGATAAAAAAGGTAGAAGATTCTTATTCTCCTTTTTTAACACCCTTTGTAAATCCCCATCAAGAAAAGATTTTAAAGGTGCTAGCATCAACCAACGGCATCTCCTATATGAGCAGTCGGCAGTTTCTTGAAACTGAATATGTACGAGTTCTACTGTATCCTGATTATTTTGAGCCAGAATTCTCTGATTTTGAACTTTCCTTGCAAGAAATTGTCTACCCTAATAAGTTTGAACGCTTAACGCATGCAAAAATATTAGGGACTGTTTTAAACAAGCTGGGAATTGATAGGAAGCTATTTGGTGATATCTTAGTCAACGAAGAGAGGGCACAGATTATCATTAATCGACAGTTTATGCTCCTTTTTCAAGACGGCATGACGAAAATTGCTCGTTTACCGGTTCGTCTAGAAGAACGGGATTTTACTGAGAAAATTGCTACAGTAGAAGATTATCAAGAATTAGATATTTGTATTGCTAGTTCTAGATTAGATGTTTTTCTAGCAGGTGTCTTAAAGCTGTCTAGAAATCAGGCAAGTCAGTTAATTGAAAAACAGGCAGTCCAAGTTAATTACCATTTAGTTGAAAAATCAGATTATGCAGTTCAAGTTGGTGATTTGATTAGTGTGAGGAAATTTGGTCGATTGAAACTTGTTAGAGATAATGGGCAAACAAAAAAAGATAAAAAGAAATTAACGGTCCAATTGTTATTAAGTAAGTGA
- a CDS encoding DivIVA domain-containing protein, which produces MPITSLEIKDKTFGTRFRGFDPEEVEEFLEIVVRDYEDLVRSNHDKDLHIKSLEERLSYFDEMKDSLSQSVLIAQDTAERVKQAAQDRSNNIIQQAEQDAQRLLEEAKYKANEILRQATDNAKKVAVETEELKNKSRVFHQRLKSTIESQLAIVESSDWEDILRPTATYLQTSDEAFKEVVGEVLGESVYSQPEEEPIDMTRQFTPEEMAELQARIEAGNRELAEFEAQQHHYVEEHLEPVEVEGPSSNEEDTNKESVLIL; this is translated from the coding sequence ATGCCAATTACATCGTTAGAAATCAAAGATAAAACCTTTGGTACAAGATTTAGAGGTTTTGATCCAGAAGAAGTTGAAGAATTTCTTGAAATTGTTGTTCGTGATTATGAAGATTTGGTTCGCTCTAATCATGATAAGGATTTACATATTAAGAGTTTGGAAGAGCGTTTGTCTTACTTTGATGAGATGAAAGATTCTTTGAGTCAATCAGTATTGATTGCTCAAGATACGGCAGAGCGTGTAAAACAAGCTGCTCAAGATCGTTCTAATAATATTATCCAACAGGCAGAACAAGATGCCCAACGTTTGCTTGAAGAAGCAAAATATAAGGCTAATGAGATCTTGCGTCAAGCTACTGATAATGCCAAGAAAGTTGCTGTTGAGACTGAAGAATTGAAGAACAAGAGCCGTGTCTTCCACCAACGTCTCAAATCTACAATTGAGAGTCAGTTAGCAATTGTTGAATCATCAGATTGGGAAGATATTCTGCGCCCAACAGCAACTTATCTTCAGACAAGTGATGAAGCATTTAAAGAAGTTGTTGGTGAAGTTCTTGGTGAGTCAGTATATTCACAGCCAGAAGAAGAACCAATCGATATGACTCGTCAATTTACACCTGAAGAAATGGCTGAGTTACAAGCTCGAATTGAGGCTGGTAATAGAGAATTAGCTGAATTTGAAGCTCAACAACATCATTATGTGGAAGAACATTTAGAGCCAGTTGAAGTCGAAGGCCCTTCATCGAATGAGGAAGATACAAATAAAGAATCTGTCCTTATCTTATAA
- the ileS gene encoding isoleucine--tRNA ligase: MKLKDTLNLGKTAFPMRAGLPTKEPVWQKEWEDAKLYQRRQELNQGKPHFTLHDGPPYANGNIHVGHAMNKISKDIIVRSKSMSGFYAPFIPGWDTHGLPIEQVLAKQGVKRKEMDLVEYLKLCREYALSQVDKQREDFKRLGVSGDWENPYVTLTPDYEAAQIRVFGEMANKGYIYRGAKPVYWSWSSESALAEAEIEYHDLVSISLYYANKVKDGKGVLDTDTYIVVWTTTPFTITASRGLTVGADIDYVLVQPAGEARKFVVAAELLTSLSEKFGWVDVQVLATYRGQELNHIVTEHPWDTAVDELVILGDHVTTDSGTGIVHTAPGFGEDDYNVGIANGLEVAVTVDERGIMMANAGAEFEGQFYEKVVPTVIEKLGNLLLAQEEISHSYPFDWRTKKPIIWRAVPQWFASVSKFRQEILDEIEKVKFHSEWGKVRLYNMIRDRGDWVISRQRAWGVPLPIFYAEDGTAIMTAETIEHVAQLFEEHGSSIWWERDAKDLLPEGFTHPGSPNGEFKKETDIMDVWFDSGSSWNGVVVNRPELTYPADLYLEGSDQYRGWFNSSLITSVANHGVAPYKQILSQGFALDGKGEKMSKSLGNTIAPSDVEKQFGAEILRLWVTSVDSSNDVRISMDILSQVSETYRKIRNTLRFLIANTSDFNPTQDSVAYDELRSVDKYMTIRFNQLVKTIRDAYANFEFLTIYKALVNFINVDLSAFYLDFAKDVVYIEGSKSLERRQMQTVFYDILVKITKLLTPILPHTAEEIWSYLEFEAEDFVQLSELPEAETFANQEEILDTWAAFMDFRGQAQKALEEARNAKVIGKSLEAHLTVYPNEVVKTLLEAVNSNVAQLLIVSELTIAEGPAPEAAVSFEDVSFTVERAAGEVCDRCRRIDPTTAERSYHAVICDHCASIVEENFADAVAEGFEEK, translated from the coding sequence ATGAAACTCAAAGATACCCTTAACCTTGGGAAAACAGCTTTCCCAATGCGTGCAGGCCTTCCTACCAAAGAGCCAGTTTGGCAAAAGGAATGGGAAGATGCAAAACTTTACCAACGTCGTCAAGAATTGAACCAAGGAAAACCTCATTTCACCTTGCATGATGGCCCTCCATACGCGAACGGAAATATTCACGTTGGACACGCGATGAATAAGATTTCAAAAGATATCATTGTTCGTTCAAAATCAATGTCAGGTTTTTACGCACCATTTATCCCAGGTTGGGATACTCATGGTCTGCCAATCGAGCAAGTTTTGGCAAAACAAGGTGTTAAACGCAAAGAAATGGACTTGGTTGAGTACTTGAAACTTTGCCGTGAATACGCACTTTCTCAAGTAGATAAACAACGTGAAGACTTTAAACGTTTGGGTGTTTCTGGTGACTGGGAAAATCCATATGTGACGTTGACTCCTGACTATGAAGCAGCTCAAATCCGTGTATTTGGTGAGATGGCTAATAAAGGTTATATCTACCGTGGTGCCAAGCCAGTTTACTGGTCTTGGTCATCTGAGTCGGCTCTTGCTGAAGCGGAGATTGAATACCATGATTTGGTTTCAATTTCTCTTTACTATGCCAATAAGGTAAAAGATGGCAAAGGTGTTCTAGATACAGATACTTACATCGTTGTCTGGACAACTACTCCATTTACTATCACAGCTTCTCGTGGTTTGACTGTTGGAGCGGATATTGATTACGTCTTGGTTCAACCTGCTGGTGAAGCTCGTAAGTTTGTGGTTGCTGCAGAATTGTTGACTAGCTTGTCTGAGAAATTTGGCTGGGTTGATGTTCAAGTATTGGCAACTTACCGTGGTCAAGAACTCAACCACATCGTAACAGAACACCCCTGGGATACAGCTGTAGATGAGTTGGTTATCCTTGGTGACCATGTTACAACTGATTCTGGTACGGGTATTGTCCATACAGCCCCTGGTTTTGGTGAGGATGACTATAATGTTGGTATTGCTAATGGTCTTGAAGTCGCAGTGACTGTTGACGAACGTGGTATTATGATGGCCAATGCTGGTGCTGAGTTTGAAGGTCAATTCTATGAAAAGGTAGTTCCAACTGTTATCGAGAAACTTGGTAACCTCCTTCTTGCCCAAGAAGAAATCTCTCACTCATACCCATTTGACTGGCGTACTAAGAAACCAATCATCTGGCGTGCAGTACCACAATGGTTTGCCTCAGTTTCTAAATTCCGCCAAGAAATCTTGGATGAAATTGAAAAGGTTAAATTCCACTCAGAATGGGGTAAAGTCCGTCTTTACAATATGATCCGTGACCGTGGCGACTGGGTTATCTCTCGTCAACGTGCTTGGGGTGTTCCACTTCCTATCTTCTATGCTGAAGATGGTACAGCAATCATGACTGCTGAAACGATTGAGCATGTAGCTCAACTCTTTGAAGAACATGGTTCAAGCATTTGGTGGGAACGTGATGCCAAAGACCTCTTGCCAGAAGGATTTACTCATCCAGGTTCACCAAATGGTGAGTTCAAAAAAGAAACTGATATCATGGACGTTTGGTTTGACTCAGGTTCATCATGGAATGGAGTTGTGGTAAACCGTCCTGAGTTGACTTACCCAGCAGACCTTTACCTAGAAGGTTCTGACCAATACCGTGGTTGGTTTAACTCATCACTTATTACATCTGTTGCCAACCATGGCGTAGCACCTTACAAGCAAATCTTGTCACAAGGTTTTGCCCTTGACGGTAAAGGTGAGAAGATGTCTAAATCTCTTGGAAATACCATTGCTCCAAGCGATGTTGAAAAACAATTCGGTGCTGAAATCTTGCGTCTTTGGGTAACAAGTGTAGACTCAAGCAATGACGTGCGTATTTCTATGGATATCTTGAGCCAAGTCTCTGAAACTTACCGTAAGATTCGTAATACCCTTCGTTTCTTGATTGCCAATACATCTGACTTTAACCCAACTCAAGATTCAGTAGCTTACGATGAGCTTCGCTCAGTTGATAAGTACATGACTATTCGCTTTAACCAGCTTGTCAAGACCATTCGTGATGCTTATGCAAACTTTGAATTCTTGACAATCTATAAGGCATTGGTGAACTTTATCAACGTTGACTTGTCAGCCTTCTACCTTGATTTTGCCAAAGATGTTGTTTATATCGAAGGTTCAAAATCACTGGAACGTCGTCAAATGCAGACTGTTTTCTATGACATTCTTGTGAAAATCACCAAACTCTTGACACCAATCCTTCCTCACACAGCAGAGGAAATCTGGTCATATCTTGAGTTTGAAGCTGAAGACTTCGTTCAATTGTCAGAATTGCCAGAAGCAGAAACTTTTGCTAATCAAGAAGAAATCTTGGATACATGGGCTGCCTTCATGGACTTCCGTGGACAAGCTCAAAAAGCCTTGGAAGAAGCGCGTAATGCAAAAGTAATTGGTAAATCACTTGAAGCTCACTTGACAGTTTATCCAAACGAAGTGGTGAAAACTTTACTTGAAGCAGTAAACAGCAATGTAGCTCAACTTTTAATCGTGTCTGAATTGACCATCGCAGAAGGACCAGCTCCAGAAGCTGCCGTTAGCTTCGAAGATGTATCCTTTACAGTTGAACGCGCTGCAGGTGAAGTATGTGACCGTTGCCGTCGCATTGACCCAACAACAGCAGAACGCAGCTACCATGCAGTCATCTGTGACCACTGTGCAAGCATCGTAGAAGAAAACTTTGCAGATGCAGTCGCAGAAGGATTTGAAGAGAAATAA
- a CDS encoding DUF4037 domain-containing protein translates to MPQHLFKELTQLEQVEALALGGSRAGQDFDKDSDYDVYVYLSAPLSPDIRKEILSKYCSYMEIGNQFWELEDDCILNNGIEIELIYRSLDEFDKDLQVVVLEHQAQNSYTTCMWYNLLNSKILYDRDGHYAALQKKYNLPYPAELKKNIINKQFLLLDQAMPAFSRQIKKALKRKDLLSINHRSSEFFASYFDLLFAFNEQLHPGEKRMLQYAKNNCSHLPQYFEDDIQDYFQNLYQLDQYEKTVLTLEHLLLNLKHLINESI, encoded by the coding sequence ATGCCACAACATCTCTTTAAAGAATTGACTCAACTGGAGCAAGTAGAGGCACTAGCTCTAGGAGGATCACGAGCTGGACAAGATTTTGACAAAGACTCTGACTATGATGTATATGTCTATCTCAGTGCTCCCCTCTCGCCAGACATCCGAAAAGAAATTCTCAGTAAATACTGCTCCTACATGGAAATCGGCAATCAATTTTGGGAATTGGAGGATGATTGTATTCTCAATAATGGTATCGAGATTGAGCTGATTTACCGCTCTCTAGACGAATTTGACAAAGATTTACAGGTCGTAGTTTTAGAGCACCAAGCCCAGAATTCTTACACTACTTGTATGTGGTACAATCTGCTCAACAGTAAGATTCTCTACGATCGAGATGGTCACTATGCTGCCCTCCAGAAAAAGTATAATCTTCCTTATCCAGCTGAGCTGAAAAAGAATATCATCAACAAGCAATTCCTACTTCTCGACCAAGCTATGCCAGCTTTTTCAAGACAAATCAAAAAAGCCCTCAAACGCAAAGACTTACTCAGCATCAACCACCGCAGTAGCGAGTTTTTCGCTTCTTATTTCGATTTGCTCTTTGCCTTCAATGAGCAGCTCCATCCAGGAGAAAAACGCATGCTCCAGTACGCAAAAAACAATTGCTCTCATCTACCGCAATATTTTGAAGACGATATCCAAGACTATTTTCAAAATCTCTACCAGCTAGATCAGTATGAGAAAACAGTCCTAACTTTAGAGCATCTCCTATTAAATCTCAAACACTTGATTAATGAATCTATTTAG